In one Juglans regia cultivar Chandler chromosome 11, Walnut 2.0, whole genome shotgun sequence genomic region, the following are encoded:
- the LOC109011020 gene encoding RNA pseudouridine synthase 1-like, producing the protein MRLPSCLQPLPSTTIFLSRFPKPLFPLSCVTTAAPAMSNQPDPTKPTSVNTLQTPQNYPVPLSPPLPPISKSVELRRAESASSKSSLFALSRTHVVYEDEWLIAVNKPKGIYCESVLASVPQLLCDAAESGGRLSEGTKIKSPELHLANRLDRDTSGVMLITKSHKVASKLVQAFTNHKVTKTYIAHCVGPAPKWEKITIKSGHGRSKFGVWRVYAASDVGRMLPGGSVVRDMETSFEVLSINGQGSFKEPSEFRKDEENTIVVEERAVIDSGIKKDEILVRAYPRSGRTHQIRLHCQYLGISIRGDVKYEGVYEWKGRTYDGHELHAESLSFEHPVTGLPIMFQAPLPLWPSQALQQ; encoded by the exons ATGCGACTCCCTTCCTGTCTTCAACCCTTACCCTCCACCACGATCTTCCTCTCGAGGTTCCCCAAACCTCTCTTCCCTCTCAGCTGCGTGACAACCGCCGCCCCCGCCATGTCTAACCAACCCGACCCAACAAAACCCACTTCTGTAAACACCCTCCAAACCCCACAAAATTACCCTGTGCCACTCTCTCCCCCACTGCCTCCCATCTCCAAGAGCGTAGAGCTCCGCAGAGCCGAGTCTGCCTCCTCCAAGTCCAGTCTCTTTGCTCTCTCAAGAACCCATGTGGTGTACGAGGACGAGTGGCTCATTGCAGTGAACAAGCCCAAGGGGATCTACTGTGAGAGCGTGTTGGCCTCCGTCCCTCAACTTCTCTGTGACGCGGCCGAGTCTGGTGGACGACTCAGTGAAG GGACCAAGATCAAGTCTCCAGAGCTTCATCTTGCTAACCGACTTGATCGTGACACCAGTGGGGTTATGCTGATAACAAAGTCCCACAAAGTAGCTTCTAAGCTTGTCCAAGCATTCACTAATCACAAGGTTACCAAAACATACATTGCTCACTGCGTTGGTCCAGCTccaaaatgggaaaaaataaCCATTAAATCAGGTCATGGCAGGTCAAAGTTTGGGGTCTGGCGTGTTTATGCTGCATCAGATGTTGGTCGGATGCTACCGGGTGGATCAGTAGTCAGAGACATGGAAACATCATTTGAAGTATTATCAATAAATGGACAAGGGAGCTTCAAAGAGCCATCTGAATTTaggaaagatgaagaaaatactATTGTAGTTGAAGAGAGAGCTGTAATAGACAGCGGTATAAAGAAGGATGAGATATTGGTAAGAGCTTATCCTCGAAGTGGAAGAACACATCAAATTCGCTTACATTGTCAATATCTTGGAATTTCCATCAGAGGGGATGTGAAATATGAAGGTGTCTATGAGTGGAAAGGGAGAACTTATGATGGCCATGAACTTCATGCGGAGAGCTTATCGTTTGAGCACCCTGTTACTGGTCTTCCTATCATGTTTCAAGCACCTCTACCTCTATGGCCCAGCCAGGCATTGCagcaataa